One region of Streptomyces leeuwenhoekii genomic DNA includes:
- a CDS encoding histidine triad nucleotide-binding protein produces MAGEPQDDCLFCKIVAGQIPATVVRETETTLAFRDINPQAPTHVLVIPKAHHADAAALAAADPGLAADVLRETRAVAEEEKLDSYRIVFNTGSGAGQTVFHTHAHVLGGRGLQWPPG; encoded by the coding sequence ATGGCAGGGGAGCCACAGGACGACTGCCTGTTCTGCAAGATCGTCGCAGGGCAGATCCCGGCGACCGTCGTCCGCGAGACGGAGACGACGCTCGCGTTCCGCGACATAAACCCCCAGGCGCCCACGCACGTCCTGGTGATCCCGAAGGCGCACCACGCGGACGCCGCCGCGCTCGCCGCCGCGGACCCGGGGCTCGCCGCCGACGTGCTGCGCGAGACCCGGGCCGTCGCCGAGGAGGAGAAGCTGGACAGCTACCGCATCGTGTTCAACACGGGCAGCGGCGCCGGGCAGACCGTCTTCCACACCCACGCCCACGTCCTCGGCGGGCGCGGGCTCCAGTGGCCTCCGGGGTAA